The Aspergillus chevalieri M1 DNA, chromosome 5, nearly complete sequence genome includes a region encoding these proteins:
- the eng2 gene encoding putative GPI anchored endo-1,3(4)-beta-glucanase (CAZy:GH16;~COG:G;~EggNog:ENOG410Q2EI;~InterPro:IPR000757,IPR013320;~SECRETED:SignalP(1-24);~antiSMASH:Cluster_5.3;~go_function: GO:0004553 - hydrolase activity, hydrolyzing O-glycosyl compounds [Evidence IEA];~go_process: GO:0005975 - carbohydrate metabolic process [Evidence IEA]): MPSSWLLSVGTLVASSIFSPVVAGGSWPAKSYLLAENWQGDSFLDHIEFFTGADPTNGYVTYQNQSSAESSGLFKVTSSGSMYLGVDHTNTLDPNGAGRDSVRVESKMFYKQGLYIVDIAHMPGSVCGTWPAFWSVGPRWPQDGEIDIVEGVNKNEYNEIVLHTSGSCGISADNDMTGTVSSTECGEASGTIGCVVKGKNGTSGTPFNEQGGGVYALERTSEFIKIWYFPRGSIPKSIANGTPDTAHFGTPMAHLQGSCDFGEHFSAQKLIFNTDFCGDWAGGIFGQDGLCPMSDPSDTFKSCKTYVAENPEKYKDSYWEINSVQIYMAGSRHHESSQPASAGTASGTEVPTSSAAPAVESTAEATTSSIASTTAAPEPTSESTPVAESTVSSESSTPPTTQSPVESVPAPDTSAPIQPTSGTTSAVPETTQLPAETTSSAVHAKQSKSRSTVYATSTTTICPQAASSTAVGAVGANEPEPETSQASHSFPASNNVQEHGSQSPASEAPATSTPVAEPVAESTEAPAELRPTGADAVGASAPASSESSAAPVTQASSTETPTQAPATHDPQASEPAPSSAAAVENSAAPSPAPATSRVPVISSERAYSPSSSTPSTVHASGSSYYPGYGASGTPSGSGPTPPLFTGAASRLSVGVTGVLGAVAVALMV, from the coding sequence ATGCCTTCTTCCTGGCTTCTGAGCGTCGGGACGCTCGTCGCTTCATCGATTTTCTCCCCCGTTGTGGCCGGTGGCTCATGGCCGGCAAAAAGCTATCTACTCGCCGAAAACTGGCAAGGCGACTCGTTCTTGGATCATATCGAATTCTTTACCGGGGCCGACCCTACCAACGGATATGTCACCTACCAAAACCAGAGCAGCGCGGAGAGCTCGGGTTTGTTCAAGGTAACCTCCAGTGGGAGTATGTACCTGGGCGTGGACCACACAAATACTCTAGATCCTAACGGCGCGGGACGGGATTCGGTACGAGTCGAAAGTAAAATGTTCTACAAGCAAGGTCTCTACATTGTCGACATCGCGCACATGCCCGGGAGTGTTTGTGGTACCTGGCCCGCGTTTTGGTCTGTTGGTCCTCGCTGGCCTCAGGATGGCGAGATCGATATCGTTGAAGGGGTGAACAAGAACGAATACAATGAGATTGTCCTGCACACTAGTggctcctgtggaatctcgGCCGACAATGACATGACCGGTACTGTGAGCTCCACGGAGTGTGGTGAAGCCTCCGGCACCATTGGTTGTGTTGTGAAGGGTAAAAATGGCACGTCTGGCACTCCGTTCAACGAGCAGGGCGGCGGTGTCTACGCCCTGGAGCGTACCTCTGAATTCATCAAGATCTGGTACTTCCCGCGTGGTTCAATCCCCAAGTCTATCGCCAACGGCACACCGGACACGGCTCACTTTGGGACTCCCATGGCGCATCTCCAAGGATCCTGCGACTTTGGTGAACACTTCTCGGCACAGAAGCTGATATTCAACACCGATTTCTGTGGTGACTGGGCCGGTGGTATCTTCGGACAGGATGGCCTTTGTCCAATGAGCGATCCCAGCGACACTTTCAAGAGCTGCAAGACCTACGTTGCGGAGAACCCTGAGAAGTACAAGGACTCGTATTGGGAGATCAACTCGGTTCAGATCTACATGGCTGGCTCCCGTCACCATGAGTCCAGTCAGCCTGCTTCTGCAGGTACCGCATCTGGTACTGAGGTTCCCACGAGCAGTGCGGCACCAGCAGTCGAGTCTACTGCTGAAGCAACCACATCCAGCATCGCGTCGaccactgctgctcccgAGCCAACGTCTGAGAGCACACCTGTTGCAGAATCAACGGTGTCCAGTGAGAGCTCTACGCCACCGACGACTCAATCGCCGGTCGAGAGTGTCCCCGCACCTGACACCAGTGCGCCTATCCAACCAACTAGTGGTACCACCTCTGCGGTGCCTGAGACGACACAATTGCCGGCCGAGACCACTTCCTCCGCAGTTCACGCCAAACAGTCCAAATCCCGAAGCACCGTGTACGCGACATCGACGACTACGATCTGCCCTCAAGCAGCCAGCTCTACTGCTGTGGGTGCCGTGGGCGCTAATGAGCCTGAACCCGAGACCTCGCAAGCTAGCCATTCGTTCCCTGCCAGCAACAACGTTCAAGAACACGGTAGCCAGTCTCCAGCTAGCGAAGCTCCGGCGACGTCTACGCCTGTGGCTGAGCCTGTTGCAGAGTCGACCGAGGCTCCAGCTGAATTGCGCCCTACTGGTGCTGACGCAGTCGGTGCCTCTGCTCCTGCTTCGTCTGAGAGCTCTGCAGCTCCCGTCACCCAGGCTTCCTCGACTGAGACTCCTACTCAAGCGCCTGCTACCCATGATCCACAAGCTTCTGAGCCTGCACCATCTTCTGCCGCGGCAGTTGAAAACTCCGCTGCCCCCTCTCCTGCACCGGCGACGAGCAGGGTCCCTGTGATCTCTTCGGAACGTGCTTATTcgcccagcagcagcacgcCTTCTACCGTCCACGCTTCCGGTAGTTCTTACTACCCTGGATATGGTGCTTCTGGTACGCCTTCTGGTAGTGGGCCAACACCACCTCTCTTCACGGGCGCTGCCAGCAGACTGTCTGTTGGAGTAACTGGTGTCCTTGGAGCTGTTGCCGTGGCTTTGATGGTATAa
- a CDS encoding putative NRPS-like protein biosynthetic cluster (COG:I;~EggNog:ENOG410QE59;~InterPro:IPR000873,IPR009081,IPR036736,IPR036291, IPR020806,IPR013120,IPR042099,IPR020845;~PFAM:PF00501,PF00550,PF01370,PF07993;~SMCOG1002:AMP-dependent synthetase and ligase;~antiSMASH:Cluster_5.3;~go_function: GO:0031177 - phosphopantetheine binding [Evidence IEA]) yields MGTKHHEEALQNSILTPEQLFRRFGNPHVLDDLIRLRAVDATQQPILAYPNFENGHASYEYFTGRDLDAMIDQAAQILVNQGFTPQQNDSKYVVALLTPSDLNMIITLFALSRLGYSIMLLSTRLSAAACVSLLDAVGCDTILYEPSLNIRATIGEVLRLKAIACRSIVQRASLSQAQVSPSVSALKRSRSHEEQEKSVAIIMHSSGSTGFPKPIFITHQVLKMFMIRGSEMTAFIPLPWFHSYGLCKYLPTMYMGKTAFMWNTSLPLTAGGLVAAMEEAQPESVHIVPYILQLLADSSHGVELLRKCKVVTYGGAVCPDELGNRLVHEGVRLGCQFGSTESGTVADSTSRPKDDPYWNYLQFDNNLWQFIWMKPIGNSLYEAVYLTGLPSLRLTNSNDPPGSYHSRDVFEPHPTISGRWKYISRLDDRVTLINGEKVLPLPIEGTIKQHSLVQEAVVVGIGKAVPGLLVFRSEESKGLSDEEYFDSVWPAIQDANSRAEQFSQVAREMVAVLPHDAPCPRTDKGSIIRMQVYMKYAEVIDSMYARLETGEGGRFELDTTATGAHLMKLCQEVGLSIPGADVDLFSQGVDSLKAIHLRRLILRDFKIVDSGAISQNVVFETGTIARLAEHICSVQSGRQTRIEDEISLIRGLIKKYSSFHQHSPSLECATGKSVILTGATGSIGAHILVTLLDDDSISTLYCLTRRNKPKDAILNTLSQKDLQLPTSKTQKIIALHSTLEKPNLGIDEEILHKMQQSITLIIHTAWPVNFNLPLSTFEPHIKGLHNLIQFSLSVHQPTPAALFFCSSISTALGLSTPEVHEKPIPDLHSALEMGYGRSKFVGEHIVSNARKSGARAYTLRIGQVSGHSEKGLWNDSEAIPLMIRSAVTLKVLPELDVECSWLPVDVLARGIIEITGACECVSRPYSPRSDSSGGSSYSMVEDEDDTVYNLCNPYTFRWSSLLTTLREHGFEFKTVPFETWLQMLRDSEARGEELVNPAVKLTAHYEATYSGSPKPEQQGKRFLTGKAERDSVSLRDGRLRIIEDGVLGSSARDWLKRWRVNEEK; encoded by the exons ATGGGAACCAAACATCACGAAGAGGCCTTGCAGAATAGCATCTTGACTCCAGAGCAGCTATTCAGACGCTTTGGAAACCCGCATGTCCTTGACGATCTTATTCGACTGCGGGCAGTAGATGCAACTCAACAGCCTATCCTCGCGTATCCAAATTTCGAAAACGGTCATGCCTCATACGAATATTTCACTGGACGGGATCTGGATGCAATGATTGACCAGGCTGCCCAGATTTTGGTAAACCAGGGCTTTACACCG CAACAGAATGATAGTAAATATGTCGTGGCACTGCTCACGCCTTCAGACCTAAATATGATTATCACCTTATTTGCCCTCAGTCGGTTGGGATACTCCATCATGTTATTGTCTACTCGTCTTTCCGCCGCCGCTTGTGTCTCTTTGCTCGATGCTGTCGGTTGTGATACTATTCTCTACGAACCGTCCTTGAATATTCGAGCGACTATAGGCGAGGTATTGAGATTGAAAGCGATCGCGTGTCGCTCTATCGTTCAGAGAGCATCTCTAAGCCAAGCACAAGTCTCGCCATCCGTGTCGGCGTTGAAGAGAAGTCGTTCTCACGAAGAACAAGAGAAAAGCGTCGCGATTATAATGCATTCGTCTGGATCAACTGGATTTCCCAAGCCGATCTTCATCACCCATCAGGTACTGAAGATGTTCATGATACGAGGATCAGAAATGACGGCATTCATCCCACTCCCTTGGTTCCATTCGTACGGTCTCTGCAAATATCTACCAACTATGTACATGGGAAAGACGGCGTTCATGTGGAATACCTCATTACCCCTAACTGCTGGGGGTCTGGTTGCCGCCATGGAAGAAGCACAACCAGAGTCTGTGCACATAGTCCCGTATATACTGCAATTATTGGCAGACAGTTCTCACGGAGTTGAACTGCTCCGGAAATGCAAGGTCGTCACCTACGGTGGCGCTGTCTGTCCTGATGAGCTGGGCAACCGTTTGGTGCATGAGGGAGTGCGGCTCGGTTGCCAGTTTGGCTC AACCGAATCAGGCACTGTCGCAGACTCCACCTCCCGCCCAAAAGATGATCCGTACTGGAATTATCTGCAATTCGACAACAATCTCTGGCAATTCATATGGATGAAACCAATCGGCAACTCCCTCTATGAAGCTGTCTACCTAACTGGTCTTCCCTCGTTACGTTTGACGAATTCCAACGATCCTCCGGGATCTTACCATTCTCGCGACGTCTTCGAGCCGCATCCGACAATCTCCGGTCGATGGAAATACATCAGCAGGCTGGATGACCGTGTCACGCTGATCAATGGCGAAAAGGTTCTACCTCTGCCTATTGAGGGTACTATCAAGCAGCACTCGCTGGTTCAGGAAGCTGTTGTTGTGGGAATTGGGAAGGCGGTTCCTGGGTTGCTCGTTTTTCGTTCTGAGGAGTCCAAGGGTCTTTCTGATGAAGAATACTTTGACTCCGTATGGCCAGCAATTCAAGACGCGAATTCCCGAGCCGAGCAATTTTCACAGGTTGCTCGAGAGATGGTCGCCGTCTTGCCTCATGATGCTCCATGTCCACGGACAGATAAAGGCTCAATTATTCGGATGCAGGTGTACATGAAATATGCTGAGGTAATAGACAGCATGTATGCCAGACTCGAGACCGGTGAAGGTGGTAGGTTCGAGCTGGATACCACGGCCACGGGAGCCCACCTGATGAAGCTTTGTCAGGAAGTTGGTCTTTCAATCCCAGGCGCAGATGTCGACCTTTTCAGTCAGGGAGTTGACAGCTTGAAGGCAATTCACCTGCGACGCTTGATTCTTAGGGATTTCAAGATCGTGGACAGCGGTGCAATCAGCCAGAACGTCGTTTTCGAAACTGGAACCATTGCCCGGCTTGCGGAGCATATTTGTTCTGTGCAGAGTGGACGGCAGACGAGGATTGAAGATGAAATCTCGCTGATACGGGGGTTGATCAAAAAGTACTCTTCATTCCATCAACATAGTCCGAGCCTAGAGTGTGCCACTGGGAAGAGTGTG ATATTGACCGGGGCGACTGGCTCTATCGGAGCACATATCCTGGTGACTCTCCTTGACGACGACAGTATCTCCACTTTGTACTGCCTCACACGCAGAAACAAGCCCAAGGATGCAATCCTGAATACCCTATCCCAAAAGGACCTACAACTTCCAACCTCCAAAACCCAAAAGATCATCGCATTGCACAGCACCCTCGAAAAACCCAACCTAGGCATCGACGAAGAAATACTTCACAAAATGCAACAATCAATCACCCTTATAATCCACACCGCATGGCCAGTCAACTTCAACCTCCCACTATCCACCTTCGAACCACACATTAAAGGCCTACACAATCTCATACAATTCTCACTATCAGTCCACCAACCCACCCCCGCAGCACTATTCTTCTGCTCATCTATCTCGACAGCACTGGGATTATCAACACCCGAAGTCCACGAGAAACCAATACCCGATCTCCACAGCGCACTAGAAATGGGCTATGGTCGCTCCAAATTCGTGGGCGAGCATATCGTTAGCAATGCGCGAAAATCGGGTGCCAGGGCATATACATTGCGGATTGGACAGGTCTCGGGGCACTCTGAGAAGGGGCTTTGGAATGATTCTGAAGCTATTCCGTTGATGATTCGGTCTGCGGTGACGTTGAAGGTGCTTCCGGAGTTGGATGTGGAGTGTTCTTGGTTGCCGGTTGATGTGCTTGCAAGGGGTATTATTGAGATCACGGGGGCTTGTGAGTGTGTATCACGGCCTTATTCGCCAAGGAGTGACAGTAGCGGTGGTTCGTCTTATTCGAtggttgaggatgaggacgacaCCGTTTACAACCTCTGCAATCCGTACACATTCAGATGGTCATCTCTCCTCACAACTCTCCGGGAGCATGGCTTCGAATTCAAAACCGTTCCTTTCGAGACCTGGCTTCAGATGCTACGGGACAGCGAAGCGCGAGGCGAAGAGCTTGTCAATCCTGCTGTTAAATTGACGGCGCATTACGAGGCAACGTATAGCGGCTCACCAAAACCAGAGCAGCAGGGAAAGAGGTTTCTGACTGGGAAAGCTGAGAGAGATAGTGTGAGCTTGCGGGATGGTAGATTGAGGATTATTGAGGATGGGGTTTTGGGGTCTTCTGCGAGGGATTGGTTGAAGAGGTGGAGGGTAAATGAGGAGAAGTAG
- a CDS encoding putative nuclear distribution protein RO10 (COG:S;~EggNog:ENOG410PQ15;~antiSMASH:Cluster_5.3): MKMTLESDAVAGATIELLELRLRRISYLLTGDSHWTGEPSLPLKPDNLDETVSRRLLRLEKDLERLSRNIPAIYDVIQLHDRFPDLFHTAPPDTLPETLTTQNLASIVLSYASAFPETASRLTSLNDLPIPDASTSAALIQLQPQIDRVSKGQEEQVKIISELRVRTAKALQRWYEVGLVGSGECWAEWEGRLEDVEREVRRGEVGRMRREKEI; encoded by the exons ATGAAAATGACCCTCGAAAGTGATGCCGTGGCAGGCGCGACAATTGAGCTCCTTGAATTGCGCCTCCGCCGCATCTCTTACCTCCTCACCGGCGACTCGCACTGGACCGGCGAACCCTCACTACCTTTAAAGCCCGATAATCTTGACGAGACCGTCTCGCGCCGTCTCCTCCGTCTGGAAAAGGACCTCGAGAGACTCAGCAGGAACATCCCAGCTATTTATGATGTGATCCAACTTC ACGACCGCTTCCCCGACCTCTTCCACACAGCACCCCCCGATACCCTCCCCGAAACCTTAACAACCCAGAACCTTGCCTCAATCGTCCTCTCCTACGCCTCTGCTTTCCCCGAAACCGCCTCCCGGCTCACATCCCTCAATGACCTCCCCATCCCCGACGCTTCCACATCCGCCGCGTTAATCCAGCTACAGCCGCAGATTGACCGCGTGTCGAAGGGGCAGGAGGAGCAGGTGAAGATTATTTCGGAATTGAGAGTTAGGACTGCGAAGGCGTTGCAGAGGTGGTATGAGGTTGGGCTTGTGGGGAGCGGGGAGTGTTGGGCTGAGTGGGAGGGGAGgctggaggatgtggagagGGAGGTTCGGAGGGGGGAGGttggaaggatgaggagggagaaggagattTGA
- a CDS encoding uncharacterized protein (COG:S;~EggNog:ENOG410PN3D;~InterPro:IPR009060;~PFAM:PF14555;~antiSMASH:Cluster_5.3;~go_function: GO:0005515 - protein binding [Evidence IEA]): MAAEPSEEAIENFVSFTSTTREQAISFLKANDNNSNKAINAYFEDPTGPQTQTTGFENDQRMSSFQIEHADPVPAPGSHAPAPPSRPPSRINMNELAMNEYQPPPPSASNTGQGMTLSEREEQELQQAVAMSLNQNLGEQETGVTTTQGGKFGEATRDHYDEGNWAMTLFNPTSREIIISPDPEDRKRVNGEPAFLRPSPDNQYLGGLLTILHSIPLAREALLFRNRILPNYGHDPQWWNGQPISLPKIVTMQDVQDGDTNWDDILHEAQRLMAFLDSTNRSFGSSDALASLKSMSSYSEGSVGKFLETWQGSAARADPGNQSVSVFSSNAYKRPISVHDTPIHKEFFSLDPFVEPEHGQTLYDVLDRAMWADRPGDELDDTWLENVAEVLTIRLENSDAANSVDVKIPAVFYPDRYLTGAREFAREFRSERLGVYEEIFKTERLMNQFSVSKSLVHKGLGSKETLEKAAAAASQFLTKGLASGASDASVTPESANSEAQRLGEELKSISNKIENKLQELELRKQGAIKALRGYSKILTEPSASPNEPPLHKYTLRGVCTQPHITYVLRPRENAQESDARTDDEWQWWRISFSTEDAKIRQAELDRASHAAPSNTDVIGYTARKVREIEVLRAAREESKSVLLVYASANAVTAQEDQIQAPLQRFVDADNQAFEAELQEARAQQQSTAAAQSQDATTSQDPTRPKVNVFDYQVASFENEADPVGPEMQEKGGGFLGQSHRFAAPPTSGRGGPESNDADGSKAE; the protein is encoded by the exons ATGGCTGCCGAACCGTCAGAGGAAGCTATCGAGAACTTCGTTAGCTTCACCAGTACAACGCGCGAACAAGCTATCAGCTTCCTCAAG GCGAACGACAATAATTCGAACAAAGCCATCAATGCCTATTTCGAAGATCCGACGGGGCCTCAGACACAG ACAACTGGATTTGAAAATGACCAACGAATGTCAT CATTCCAGATCGAACATGCAGACCCTGTTCCAGCCCCGGGATCTCACGCTCCTGCCCCTCCGTCGCGTCCGCCGTCGAGAATAAATATGAACGAACTAGCCATGAACGAATACCAACCGCCGCCACCCAGCGCCTCGAACACTGGACAAGGGATGACGCTGTCGGAGCGGGAAGAGCAGGAGCTCCAGCAAGCCGTCGCCATGTCGTTGAACCAGAACCTTGGTGAGCAGGAAACCGGGGTCACCACTACCCAGGGAGGGAAGTTTGGAGAAGCGACTCGCGATCATTACGACGAAGGCAACTGGGCGATGACTTTGTTCAACCCCACCTCACGAGAGATTATCATTAGCCCTGACCCGGAGGACCGCAAGAGAGTGAACGGCGAACCAGCATTCTTACGCCCTTCCCCGGATAACCAATACCTGGGAGGGTTGCTCACAATCTTGCATTCAATCCCGCTTGCGAGAGAAGCGCTTTTGTTTAGGAATCGCATTCTTCCAAATTACGGTCATGATCCGCAGTGGTGGAACGGACAACCAATTAGTCTTCCTAAGATCGTGACTATGCAGGATGTACAGGATGGGGATACCAATTGGGATGATATTTTACACGAGGCACAGAGGTTGATGGCATTCTTGGACTCGACCAATCGGTCCTTCGGAAGTAGTGACGCTCTAGCTAGCCTCAAGAGTATGTCTTCTTATTCAGAAGGCAGTGTTGGCAAGTTTCTGGAGACATGGCAAGGTTCTGCCGCTAGAGCAGACCCTGGCAACCAATCAGTGAGTGTATTCTCATCGAACGCATATAAACGACCGATTTCTGTGCACGACACGCCTATCCATAAGGAGTTCTTCAGCTTGGATCCATTTGTGGAGCCTGAACATGGCCAAACCCTCTATGATGTCCTGGATCGTGCGATGTGGGCGGACCGTCCCGGCGACGAACTCGACGACACGTGGCTCGAGAACGTCGCGGAAGTTCTAACAATTCGACTGGAAAACTCTGATGCAGCAAACTCCGTTGATGTGAAGATACCTGCTGTCTTCTACCCAGATCGATATCTTACTGGTGCCAGAGAGTTTGCTCGTGAATTCCGGTCAGAGAGACTTGGTGTCTACGAAGAGATTTTCAAGACGGAGCGTCTTATGAACCAGTTCTCTGTGTCCAAGTCTCTCGTTCACAAGGGGCTGGGATCGAAGGAGACATTGGAGAaagctgctgccgctgcttctcaattcctaaccAAAGGTCTTGCAAGTGGAGCCAGCGATGCATCGGTGACACCTGAATCTGCAAATTCTGAGGCACAACGATTAGGGGAAGAGCTGAAATCGATATCGAACAAAATCGAGAATAAGCTACAGG AATTGGAATTACGAAAACAGGGTGCCATTAAAGCTCTTCGAGGTTATTCAAAGATTCTCACCGAGCCGTCAGCATCACCGAACGAACCACCCCTTCATAAATACACGCTACGAGGTGTATGCACTCAGCCACATATTACCTACGTCCTTCGGCCCCGTGAGAATGCGCAGGAGAGCGATGCAAGAACCGACGATGAATGGCAGTGGTGGCGTATCAGCTTTTCGACCGAAGATGCGAAGATACGACAAGCAGAATTAGATCGTGCTAGCCACGCCGCACCAAGCAATACAGATGTCATTGGGTATACGGCGCGCAAGGTCCGTGAGATAGAAGTCCTTCGCGCAGCGCGCGAGGAATCGAAATCGGTCTTGCTTGTATACGCAAGTGCCAATGCAGTGACGGCCCAGGAAGACCAAATCCAAGCGCCACTCCAG CGATTTGTGGATGCCGATAATCAAGCGTTTGAGGCCGAACTGCAGGAAGCGAGGGCTCAACAACAGTCGACTGCCGCTGCTCAGAGCCAGGATGCAACAACTTCGCAGGACCCTACTCGTCCGAAAGTAAACGTTTTTGACTACCAGGTTGCATCCTTTGAAAATGAGGCGGATCCCGTGGGACCAGAGATGCAGGAGAAGGGCGGGGGCTTTCTGGGTCAAAGTCATAGATTCGCTGCCCCGCCAACATCTGGCCGTGGTGGCCCTGAATCCAACGATGCTGATGGATCGAAAGCTGAATGA
- a CDS encoding SET domain protein (COG:S;~EggNog:ENOG410PTTX;~InterPro:IPR001214;~antiSMASH:Cluster_5.3;~go_function: GO:0005515 - protein binding [Evidence IEA]) has translation MENTNRESVRILAAIYYDINSVCDIRKRVNSKPKDEDTNDYRTACRRASTLVSRAVTQALRHQVSNQRHYDQRLTELTTRLGWKLLSICAHSAAFRQATIRAGVVTWDVLISQLEANRLSIELFARTRNLEWRGPLLKHARHNLPELQKELAPYIKLYDQHPHHFVRIENKAVRMPVYEEFLQMHTDACMFDPREWKSYVEEGDVYDPTQREEEDGNCWICRQSLEFPCSCLPPDVGQLVELVDYPKKGIGVRALANFKEGQILGEFIGEIRHWNYGGDPKYSYLMHDKYFQPVATISPKRYGNWTRFINHSCGSSTKFDTMAIGKRLVVVIRAKRDIMMFEEITVHYGGNYWEGRTCECGSSKCKSRKPESEESPLQIPVDNDQLHDT, from the coding sequence ATGGAAAACACTAATCGCGAAAGCGTCCGCATCTTGGCTGCTATCTACTACGACATCAACTCTGTCTGCGATATCCGAAAGAGAGTCAACTCAAAGCCCAAAGATGAAGACACTAATGACTACAGGACGGCGTGCCGACGTGCCAGCACACTGGTGAGCCGGGCTGTTACCCAAGCATTGAGACATCAAGTTTCCAATCAACGGCACTATGACCAGCGTTTAACGGAACTGACCACAAGATTAGGCTGGAAGTTACTCTCCATCTGCGCGCATTCTGCAGCCTTTCGACAAGCGACCATAAGAGCGGGAGTGGTGACGTGGGACGTATTGATCAGTCAGCTCGAAGCTAACCGTCTCAGCATTGAACTCTTTGCTCGGACCCGGAACCTCGAATGGCGCGGTCCGTTGTTGAAGCACGCCAGACATAACCTGCCAGAGCTACAGAAAGAACTCGCTCCTTATATAAAACTCTACGACCAACATCCGCACCACTTTGTCCGAATCGAGAACAAAGCCGTTCGCATGCCAGTGTATGAGGAGTTCCTTCAAATGCATACCGACGCCTGCATGTTTGATCCGAGAGAGTGGAAGAGCTATGTTGAAGAGGGAGACGTCTATGACCCCACACAAcgtgaagaagaagatggaaaCTGTTGGATTTGTCGCCAAAGTCTTGAATTCCCCTGCTCCTGTCTCCCTCCAGACGTAGGACAACTGGTTGAGCTCGTTGACTATCCTAAGAAGGGAATTGGAGTTCGGGCTCTGGCTAACTTCAAAGAAGGACAAATCCTTGGCGAATTCATCGGAGAGATTCGACACTGGAACTACGGAGGTGATCCCAAGTATAGTTATCTCATGCATGATAAATATTTTCAACCCGTTGCAACAATTTCGCCCAAGCGCTATGGAAACTGGACACGGTTTATCAACCATTCATGCGGCTCGAGTACCAAGTTCGACACTATGGCTATTGGAAAGCGGCTTGTCGTTGTCATCCGGGCAAAACGGGACATCATGATGTTTGAGGAAATCACGGTGCATTATGGCGGCAATTATTGGGAAGGTCGGACCTGCGAATGCGGTTCATCAAAATGTAAATCAAGAAAGCCGGAGTCCGAGGAATCGCCTTTGCAAATCCCAGTTGACAATGACCAACTACATGACACTTAA